The following proteins are encoded in a genomic region of Fibrobacter sp. UWR4:
- a CDS encoding Eco57I restriction-modification methylase domain-containing protein, which yields MSIKFISPKKSVNSAFLKLPVSVEKMEDFKLSLKNLYSKRNAAQDEEYHKGEIWNFLRKIFEPDYSVQVNRPIDLAIFNGNTASAKPAVIIEAKSPTNVAEMFSAEHPNVKSLQELVYYFMLEYVQSGNHEIKWLAITNFDEWYFFDVKDFIRYFGNKTKPIYDQFLKFKANQMSGNKTSDFYNEIAKPAIDDFLASCDINVVHFSLADACKNVIASPGSKSGINSTKQSNAACHPERSVSGVEGSKKLLPLYKFLSPETLLAKPFANDSNSLDRNFYAELLHIIGLEEVKEDKGGKKVIRRKNPANRDKASLLESAIYQLEDDFPNKEECEAMALRLCITWVNRLLFLKLVESQILMYQKGDASYRFMSTDKIANFDELNIFFFKVLGKKIEDRDEDVLKRYPNVPYLNSSLFEPTEDEKHLKIRGIPDAQMEIFNKTVLKDERGKRAKGTLPNLDYIFKFLDAYNFASDAQGGVTSTSKTLINASVLGLIFEKINGYKDGSFFTPGFITDYMARDVLERTVVQKFNEKKSWKCENLEDVSDKIEDISEANEIVDDIRVADVAVGSGHFLVSALNRLLAIKSELNILCDADGKRIKRRDLILKVDNDELSVVDDEGEPFEYKPGNEESQRYQEALFNEKRRIIENCLFGVDLNPNSVNICRLRLWIELLKNAYYTKESDYKQLQTLPNIDINIKVGDSLLSKYPVQNGHVVLDFLQKEDKADKKNGLAAKLKEYRKNVQDYKAGGTSYNKQQLRLNIAGLKSQLKEPPSIDLFGNVVKNNDIDFSNSLEWMFEFPEILDDEGRFTGFDAIIGNPPYVQLQSMGEMSDVYSKRDYSCYNKSADLYCLFVERAYSLLKKNGYFSFIMPNKWMLVDYGKELRQFMSQTSLKKILNFGDVQFFADATIYVCIFVSQKSGDKMPVLACSLNSKNYHGEFEKEVKAATFEFSAENFGASEWSIRNKLHDSVLQKMNVGTALKDMPISINYGIKTGFNDAFFIDGKTREKLIAEDPKSEELIKPLLRGRDINAWVTESDQYLINPHNGIKERNIAPINIDEYPAIKKHLDQFIDKLVKRGDKGATPYNLRNCAYLEEFAKPKIMYPNMTSVFPFTYDEFGSLSNDKSFIITEKDNSQNLPKGTEDVIASEAKQSNAECHPGAEGDRAHLLKALLAIFNSNLVKLWIWYNCPELMGGTREIRKVYFENFRIPLDNAELLQQLATLADQIIAAKKQASCHPERTLEPKAIGEVEGSSEVSDEAIQRNIATLETQVNTLVYQLYGITDAEEIEAVEKR from the coding sequence ATGTCAATCAAGTTCATTTCTCCTAAAAAGTCCGTCAATTCCGCGTTCCTCAAGCTCCCTGTTTCCGTCGAAAAGATGGAGGATTTCAAGCTTTCGCTCAAGAATCTTTATAGCAAGCGGAACGCAGCGCAGGACGAAGAATACCACAAGGGCGAAATCTGGAATTTTTTACGCAAGATTTTTGAACCTGATTATTCGGTGCAGGTCAACCGCCCGATAGACCTTGCAATTTTTAACGGGAATACGGCAAGTGCAAAGCCGGCGGTGATTATCGAAGCGAAGTCGCCGACGAATGTTGCGGAAATGTTTTCGGCGGAGCACCCGAACGTAAAATCGTTGCAGGAACTCGTCTATTACTTTATGCTGGAATACGTGCAATCGGGCAATCACGAAATCAAGTGGCTCGCCATCACGAATTTTGACGAATGGTATTTCTTCGACGTAAAAGACTTTATCCGCTATTTTGGGAACAAGACGAAACCGATATACGATCAGTTCCTAAAATTCAAGGCGAATCAGATGAGCGGCAACAAGACCTCCGATTTCTACAACGAAATCGCGAAACCCGCCATCGACGACTTCCTCGCCTCCTGCGACATCAACGTCGTGCATTTCAGCCTTGCAGATGCTTGCAAGAACGTCATTGCGAGTCCCGGATCAAAGTCCGGGATAAACTCCACGAAGCAATCTAATGCAGCGTGTCATCCTGAGCGGAGCGTAAGCGGAGTCGAAGGATCTAAAAAGCTCCTCCCCCTTTACAAATTCCTCTCCCCGGAAACTCTCCTTGCCAAGCCTTTCGCAAACGACAGCAACAGCCTTGACCGCAATTTTTATGCGGAACTCTTGCACATCATCGGCCTCGAAGAAGTAAAAGAAGACAAGGGCGGCAAGAAAGTCATCCGACGCAAGAACCCCGCAAATCGCGACAAGGCGAGCCTCCTCGAAAGTGCCATCTACCAGCTTGAAGACGATTTCCCGAACAAGGAAGAATGCGAGGCGATGGCACTCCGTCTCTGCATCACATGGGTGAACCGCCTGCTGTTCCTGAAACTTGTCGAATCGCAAATCCTCATGTATCAAAAGGGCGATGCATCGTACCGGTTCATGAGTACAGACAAAATAGCGAACTTCGACGAACTGAATATTTTCTTTTTCAAGGTACTCGGCAAGAAAATCGAGGATCGCGACGAAGACGTACTCAAGCGTTACCCGAACGTCCCTTACCTGAACAGTTCACTTTTTGAGCCGACCGAAGATGAAAAGCACTTGAAAATCCGAGGCATTCCCGATGCCCAGATGGAAATTTTCAACAAGACTGTCCTGAAGGACGAACGCGGCAAACGTGCGAAAGGCACTCTCCCGAATCTGGATTACATCTTCAAGTTTCTCGATGCGTATAACTTTGCAAGCGATGCCCAAGGCGGTGTGACCTCTACGAGCAAGACGCTCATCAACGCGTCGGTTCTCGGACTCATCTTCGAAAAAATCAACGGCTACAAAGACGGCAGTTTCTTTACGCCGGGGTTCATCACCGACTATATGGCCCGCGATGTGCTGGAACGGACCGTGGTGCAGAAGTTCAACGAGAAAAAGTCCTGGAAATGCGAAAATTTGGAAGATGTCTCGGACAAGATTGAGGACATTTCAGAAGCGAATGAAATTGTCGATGACATCCGCGTTGCCGATGTCGCCGTAGGTTCTGGACATTTCTTGGTGTCGGCCCTTAATCGCCTGCTTGCAATCAAATCGGAATTGAACATTTTGTGCGATGCGGACGGCAAACGCATCAAACGTCGCGACCTGATTTTGAAAGTAGATAACGATGAACTTTCTGTTGTTGATGACGAGGGCGAACCGTTTGAATACAAGCCGGGCAACGAAGAAAGCCAGCGGTATCAAGAAGCTTTGTTCAACGAGAAACGTCGCATTATCGAGAATTGCCTTTTCGGCGTTGACCTGAACCCCAATAGCGTGAATATCTGCCGTTTGCGCCTTTGGATTGAACTTTTGAAGAACGCCTACTACACCAAGGAAAGTGACTACAAACAACTTCAGACACTCCCGAACATCGACATCAATATCAAAGTCGGCGATTCGTTACTGAGCAAATACCCCGTGCAGAACGGGCATGTCGTTTTGGACTTTTTGCAGAAAGAAGACAAGGCCGACAAGAAAAACGGACTCGCCGCGAAACTCAAGGAATACAGGAAAAACGTTCAGGATTACAAGGCGGGCGGAACGAGCTACAACAAACAACAGCTTCGCCTGAACATTGCTGGTCTCAAGTCGCAACTCAAGGAGCCGCCCAGCATCGACCTCTTCGGAAACGTAGTCAAGAACAACGATATTGATTTTTCCAACTCGCTTGAATGGATGTTCGAATTCCCAGAAATCCTCGACGACGAAGGCCGCTTTACGGGCTTCGACGCCATCATCGGAAACCCGCCGTATGTGCAACTCCAGAGCATGGGCGAGATGAGCGACGTTTACAGCAAACGGGATTACAGTTGCTACAACAAATCCGCAGACCTTTACTGCCTCTTTGTGGAACGCGCCTACAGCCTGCTGAAAAAGAACGGATATTTTTCGTTCATCATGCCGAACAAGTGGATGCTTGTGGATTACGGCAAGGAACTGCGGCAATTCATGAGCCAAACATCGCTCAAAAAAATTCTCAATTTTGGCGATGTCCAGTTCTTTGCCGATGCGACCATTTACGTGTGCATATTCGTATCGCAAAAGTCCGGCGACAAGATGCCTGTTTTGGCGTGCTCGCTGAACAGCAAGAACTATCACGGCGAATTTGAAAAAGAAGTCAAGGCGGCGACATTCGAGTTCTCGGCAGAAAATTTCGGAGCAAGCGAATGGAGTATCCGCAACAAACTCCACGATTCCGTATTGCAGAAAATGAATGTCGGCACGGCTCTGAAAGATATGCCGATTTCCATTAATTACGGCATCAAGACCGGATTCAACGACGCATTCTTTATAGATGGAAAGACGAGAGAAAAACTCATTGCCGAAGACCCCAAGAGCGAAGAACTCATAAAGCCCCTGCTTCGTGGCCGAGACATTAACGCATGGGTGACGGAAAGCGATCAGTATCTAATCAATCCGCATAACGGAATAAAAGAAAGGAACATTGCGCCCATCAATATTGATGAATATCCTGCAATAAAAAAGCATCTTGATCAATTTATAGATAAGCTGGTTAAACGTGGGGATAAAGGCGCGACTCCATACAATTTACGCAATTGTGCCTATTTGGAAGAATTTGCCAAACCGAAAATCATGTATCCGAACATGACCTCGGTATTCCCGTTTACCTATGACGAATTTGGCTCCCTTAGCAATGACAAATCTTTTATCATTACGGAAAAGGACAATTCGCAGAATTTGCCAAAGGGAACGGAAGACGTCATTGCGAGCGAAGCGAAGCAATCCAATGCGGAATGTCACCCTGGAGCCGAAGGCGATAGGGCCCACTTACTAAAAGCCCTCCTCGCCATATTCAATTCCAACCTCGTCAAACTCTGGATATGGTATAACTGCCCCGAACTCATGGGCGGCACCCGCGAAATCCGCAAAGTCTATTTCGAAAACTTCCGCATCCCCCTAGACAACGCGGAACTCCTGCAACAACTCGCCACCCTCGCCGACCAAATCATCGCCGCTAAAAAGCAGGCTTCGTGTCATCCTGAGCGGACCCTGGAGCCGAAGGCGATAGGGGAAGTCGAAGGATCCAGTGAAGTAAGTGACGAAGCAATCCAAAGGAATATCGCCACCCTCGAAACACAAGTCAACACTCTCGTCTATCAACTCTACGGCATCACCGATGCTGAAGAAATTGAAGCCGTGGAGAAGAGGTGA
- a CDS encoding AAA family ATPase, which yields MIDKIEMNGVASYKQATCLETDKKVNLVYGLNGVGKSTLSNFLYDPKNEMYKNCKLHFPEGDSLDNYEILVYNQTFLKENFYESSEIKGIFSLSKENKDAQKAVDDANIELKRIDEEKKTKKQRKRKA from the coding sequence ATGATTGATAAAATAGAAATGAATGGTGTAGCGTCGTACAAACAGGCAACTTGTTTAGAGACGGATAAAAAAGTCAATCTTGTATATGGCTTAAATGGTGTAGGGAAAAGTACCCTGTCTAATTTTTTATACGATCCCAAAAATGAGATGTATAAAAATTGTAAACTTCATTTCCCAGAAGGTGATTCTTTAGATAATTATGAGATTTTGGTTTACAATCAAACATTCCTAAAGGAAAATTTTTACGAGTCTTCCGAGATAAAGGGGATATTCTCTTTATCTAAAGAAAATAAGGATGCACAAAAGGCTGTGGATGATGCAAATATAGAGTTAAAAAGAATTGATGAGGAAAAGAAAACAAAAAAACAGCGAAAAAGAAAAGCTTAA
- a CDS encoding AAA family ATPase, which yields MRKRKQKNSEKEKLKNEKKDIEKKYENKVWQIKVNYADDDKTLKYCLTGYLSEKNKLFEYLKSIEKPSAIPSRSIDDLKRETEILSSSSSITIPSISQLIYDLDVYESNNLLKKEIVGNKNSSISSFIEELKNSDWVKAGRKYLKPNLTKQKCPFCQSETIDENFIKEVESYFDESYDNDMEQLRSNYKAYKTKRDSFKEIDVFKIYNSILGSFYDSYHAAFVSLLACLDENLRLVENKIEKPSLSISLKNTKPFFDKINIILSQAEIVRKEYNEKINNKNQSLNNIKKEFWQIIRIEYDDVLDDCDKELKSKEKEINLVENEIQKLVEKEGIQKNIIEDNQKNIINIDESIEHINNGLIDIGIDNFKIKKYSDNLYKIEREGVDEDVFKTLSEGEKMIISLLYFIERCKGAISKESSPKKKIIVIDDPISSLSHIYVYNVGRLIIQEFTDADEKNKNTTKYDQIFLLTHSLYFFYEMAIVKRKGKEDDYNQKLFRIKKTEKGSSIAEMKYGEIQNDYQSYWAVIKDKDNASPALIANCMRNIIEYFFSFIEKLELNNVFNRPELQNSRFKAFNRYINRESHSFGQNIFDIKEFDYDSFKEGLRLVFKETGYEDHYKKMMKV from the coding sequence ATGAGGAAAAGAAAACAAAAAAACAGCGAAAAAGAAAAGCTTAAAAATGAAAAAAAGGATATTGAAAAAAAGTATGAAAATAAGGTATGGCAGATAAAGGTAAATTATGCAGACGATGATAAAACATTGAAATATTGCCTTACTGGATATTTATCTGAAAAAAACAAATTATTTGAATATTTAAAATCAATAGAAAAACCTTCTGCTATTCCCAGTAGAAGTATAGATGACTTAAAAAGAGAAACTGAAATTCTATCATCAAGTAGTTCGATAACAATCCCATCTATATCCCAATTGATATATGATTTGGATGTTTATGAATCGAATAATTTATTGAAAAAAGAAATTGTAGGTAATAAAAATAGTTCTATTTCGTCTTTTATTGAAGAATTGAAAAATTCAGATTGGGTGAAAGCTGGAAGAAAATATTTGAAACCAAATTTAACAAAACAGAAATGTCCGTTTTGTCAATCAGAAACGATAGATGAAAATTTTATTAAAGAAGTAGAATCATATTTTGATGAATCCTATGACAATGATATGGAGCAGCTAAGATCAAATTACAAAGCATACAAAACTAAAAGAGATTCATTCAAAGAAATTGATGTATTTAAAATTTATAATTCTATTCTTGGCTCATTTTACGATAGTTACCATGCTGCGTTTGTCTCATTACTTGCGTGTTTAGATGAAAATTTGAGATTGGTCGAAAATAAAATTGAAAAACCGAGCTTAAGTATTTCATTGAAAAATACAAAACCATTTTTTGATAAAATCAATATTATTCTTAGTCAAGCTGAAATAGTGCGTAAAGAATACAATGAAAAAATAAACAACAAGAATCAATCCTTGAATAACATAAAAAAAGAATTTTGGCAAATAATTCGTATAGAATATGATGATGTTTTGGATGATTGTGATAAAGAATTGAAATCAAAGGAAAAAGAAATTAATCTTGTAGAAAATGAGATACAGAAGTTAGTTGAAAAAGAAGGAATTCAAAAGAACATTATTGAGGATAACCAAAAAAATATTATTAATATTGACGAATCAATAGAACATATCAATAATGGTTTAATAGATATTGGGATAGACAATTTTAAAATCAAAAAATATTCTGACAATCTTTATAAAATAGAAAGAGAAGGTGTAGATGAAGATGTCTTCAAAACATTGAGTGAAGGCGAAAAAATGATCATTAGTCTTTTGTATTTTATTGAAAGATGCAAAGGGGCTATTAGCAAAGAATCTTCTCCGAAAAAGAAAATCATTGTTATAGATGACCCCATTTCGAGTTTATCTCACATATATGTTTACAATGTAGGGCGCCTAATTATTCAAGAATTTACAGACGCAGATGAAAAAAATAAAAATACAACAAAATATGATCAAATATTCTTATTGACGCATAGTCTATACTTTTTTTATGAAATGGCTATTGTAAAAAGAAAGGGAAAAGAAGATGATTATAATCAAAAACTTTTCCGTATAAAAAAAACAGAGAAAGGTAGCTCAATAGCGGAAATGAAATATGGAGAAATTCAAAACGACTATCAATCATATTGGGCTGTAATAAAAGACAAAGACAATGCTTCCCCTGCTTTAATTGCAAATTGTATGAGAAATATTATTGAATATTTTTTCTCGTTTATTGAAAAATTGGAACTAAATAATGTTTTTAATCGACCGGAATTGCAAAATAGTCGATTTAAGGCATTCAATCGTTATATCAATAGAGAATCTCATTCTTTTGGACAAAATATTTTTGATATTAAGGAATTCGATTATGATTCCTTTAAAGAGGGGCTTAGGCTTGTCTTCAAAGAAACTGGTTATGAAGATCATTATAAGAAGATGATGAAAGTGTAG
- a CDS encoding Shedu immune nuclease family protein, protein MSDLKIKKDQDAIKLFYRPSNDWLDEKIAKNEEFCIYHTFNFVKGDIVNRDLTDFGWEEYEFVIANSFDDEYYKIRKEVFDIDNDIYVSKTISPKIEIFSFRQHSVLLEISMITKDPIWIGGSHENAISNDLLNAVLQCFPTKIETDRYVLSKIQSVLSEVFENVVDYEAKYDKYVAKKQAKLHSYLELSEKQELVDLFKEYEVDKYTKVLEKLKAMLNESEAKYNEKQWQNAIVDILLLLYPKYVKVLSNVKIYDPYQKKDRFLDYLFVDVNGYCDVVEIKKPFSSCIISDIPYRDNYIPKRELTGAIMQVEKYLFNMNKMGISLEQKITKDRQSELPPNLEIKIANPKGFVILGRTDSNMDVEKKLDLEVIKKKYANIIDILSYDDLCDRLERIIEKFK, encoded by the coding sequence ATGTCTGATTTAAAGATAAAAAAAGACCAAGATGCGATAAAATTGTTTTATAGGCCTAGTAACGATTGGCTGGATGAAAAAATTGCAAAAAATGAAGAATTTTGCATATATCATACATTTAATTTTGTAAAAGGCGATATTGTCAATCGTGATTTGACGGATTTCGGGTGGGAAGAATATGAATTTGTAATAGCAAATTCGTTTGATGATGAGTATTATAAAATAAGAAAGGAAGTCTTTGACATTGATAATGATATTTATGTTTCAAAGACTATTTCTCCCAAAATTGAAATCTTTTCATTTAGGCAACATTCTGTATTATTAGAAATTTCAATGATTACTAAAGATCCGATATGGATTGGCGGTTCCCATGAAAATGCGATATCAAATGATTTGTTAAACGCTGTTCTTCAATGCTTTCCGACAAAAATAGAGACAGATAGATATGTTCTCTCTAAGATTCAATCTGTGTTGAGTGAGGTTTTTGAAAATGTAGTAGATTATGAAGCCAAATATGATAAGTATGTTGCTAAGAAACAAGCAAAATTACATTCGTATTTGGAACTATCAGAAAAGCAGGAATTAGTCGATCTTTTTAAAGAATATGAAGTTGATAAATATACTAAGGTCTTAGAAAAATTAAAAGCAATGCTTAATGAGTCAGAAGCAAAATACAATGAGAAACAATGGCAAAATGCTATTGTTGATATTCTTTTGCTCTTGTATCCTAAATATGTTAAGGTTTTGTCAAATGTGAAAATATATGACCCCTATCAAAAGAAAGACAGATTTTTAGATTATTTGTTTGTTGATGTGAATGGTTACTGTGATGTGGTTGAAATTAAGAAGCCTTTTTCTAGTTGCATAATATCTGATATTCCATATCGTGATAACTATATTCCAAAACGAGAATTGACTGGGGCTATAATGCAGGTGGAAAAATACCTGTTTAATATGAACAAGATGGGAATTTCGTTAGAACAAAAAATAACTAAAGATCGACAATCAGAGTTACCTCCAAATCTAGAAATAAAAATTGCAAATCCTAAAGGGTTTGTTATCTTGGGAAGAACTGATTCAAACATGGATGTTGAAAAAAAATTGGATTTGGAAGTTATAAAGAAAAAGTATGCTAATATAATTGACATTCTTTCTTATGACGACCTATGCGATAGGCTAGAAAGAATCATTGAAAAGTTTAAGTAA